The genomic window TATCTGCACGCTCACACAGCTGGTAAAAGACAATGTGTTTCTTTTACGAATTCTTTTGCAGTTGTCTTCTTGTTCTTGACAGCAATTGCAATGAAACTTCGACACATACGCAATGGAAAAGAACTTCCTTACATAGGCAGAAATGATCACTATGACTTTGACTATCAGGTATCCTCGAttctatatatacagtaatcaattaattgatgcTTTAAAACTTCTGTAGGACACTGTTTTTCCGCCTGAACCTGTCAAAATCTTTCCCGTCAGTAAATGATTAACTAAACCTACTTGGCTGATAACTCTcgtctctctgtctctctaGGGAGATATTCTACAGGCGATTTGTCATTACAATACCGATAATCGCACCAAAGTCACTATTGTGAGTTCGTTTGGCGCGAGAGACGGGTATGAGCAAATAGCTAATACATAATATATAGGGTGGCTTGGGAACGAGTGATGAGATGTGTGCTGCCTTTCTGCTCGTGTATCCGGCTCCAAAATTGTTGTCGTGCTACAGTCAAGTGCCAGAAATAGAGCTGAAAGAGTTTATGACCAAAGCCTATGAGTATGCAAAATATGGTCTCTTACTGTACTAGTAACCCACTGTCTTTTCTCTCAGCAATGGATGGGCTTCTGGCGATACTATGCCTCAGTTTATCAACGGTCTGAATAAGCTCGATATATCGATTCCTTCCGCTGCCGGTGAGGCGTATGATGCATTTTGGAATAcgacaaaaagagaaagcggtAAGTGTCAGATGTACACTCCACAATGAAATCAATCATGTATATTATAGGGAGGCGAATACTCCTTGCCTTCGTATGTGCCGCTTGCCCCAGACCCAGCACCTGTGTGTTCTGCGGAAGCGAAGACTGTTCTGTCTGTGTTTTCGATTGTGATGTGCGTCGCTgtgctcgtcgtcttttaGGCGAAAGAACGTTAGGTGGATGTGTTTGTATGTTCTTTGTGCTGATTATTGCTTTCTGATCGCGCTTATGACTGTCACCTTTGAAAGTTTCCACTCTCCCTGATCAACTGCGATTTCTAGATCCGGCTCGTTCTGCTGCACCAGAAGTCAAATCACATCATTAATTGATTGAGAGGACTAGTATAAGGTGGAAGAAGGTGGAAGTAAACAGACTACGGCCCAGACAGTGTGCAGGACGCTCTACTAACTACGGTTAGCCAACTGCAAGATCTTCTACTCTTCCAGAGACCTTCCATTGACATCGCATCTTCAAATCAGTAACAGAAAAACGCATTTCTCGAGTGGTAGTCTCCATATCTAGCAGAACGAGGAGAATACAGGAGAACACCGGAGAACACGCTTTTCGCGAAaggacgcgcgcgctagacaCAAACAAAAGTCGACCAAATcgtacgaaatcgccgtctgcCATGGATTCTGGATGCGATGCGACGCATGCAAGCGTATTTTACACGACGGCCGACAATGACTTTGAACCCTTGCCCCTGCAAAACCTCTATTTCTGCGTCCACTGCGTGAAACTGAAGAGCAGACGATGCGTCTTGCAAGAGGCAAGCCAATTGTCTTCCCATATGCCCGAATAAGTCTCTCGGTCGCAGTTGGATACACTCTATCTGCCCAACGAGCTGGAAACCGTTCCCACGTCCGACGCTCTAATGAGAAAGAACAGGTTAGacgaaaatatttcttcttcgaatatttgtgatttttttcttcgggGGAATCAGAGCTTCGAATAGCTACATTTGTCCGCTGTGTCACAACTCGCTTCAAGTGGCGTCGTCTGGAGCAACAGCAAGgccgaccacgcccactgCTGCTAAGGGTGTAACAACGCCGAGAAAATATTCGCTCCACTGTCTCGTCTGTCAGTGGATGTCGAGAGATGCTGGGATAGAAGATGCTAACGTTGGTGAGAAAATACCATTAGACTAAtctgtattaattaattatttatttatattgcTCTTAGCTTCTGGTGGATGGCAGAATACGGATCCTGAAGATGTGCCTATGGTAAATACTAAGCCGAACTATTTATCtatgattttgattttcctATGTTCACAGGTTACCAATGTACTCAAATGGTATCGCAAATTGCTTGACGTCAGCAAGGTGGAGGCGGagagaggaaaacgaaagatTTCCACCAAGAAGCGATTTAGTATCACGGTAAGTTTTATAAGTATTTTTTTGTCAATTGATCTTTCAAACGTTCCTCAGGAGAAAACGGGGAAAATTGGAGGTGCTTCTATGAGTCACATTAGCCCTCTCCAAAGGTAAGGTGAACTGCTACTAGAATATAAAAACACGCTTTGAACGTTCTTACAGAGAGAAATTCGAGCAGGCTAGCGTTTCCAAAAAGATTACGGAGTTTCCAAAGGACCTCTATGATGACAAAACTCCCTTGCACAAAAGTAAGAGATACATAGTATGTGTATATAAAAGAAACGTCATCCAGAGGCTTTAGTTACAACACTTGAGCAGAGATTTCAACAGCCACTGGCTCAGCCAAAATATGTTAAGTATGCTTATTGGAGGACTCTGGTGGAATATTAGAGGCCACAACTGACGCTTTGTATTTGTTCTAGGGATCTGTTGCCAAGGCGTAGTCACCTTGTAAGCAGATGTTCAATGCGTTGCAGGGTGGGTTCTTTTAATTAGTGAATCTGCTTTTTCAGACTTGTTCTCTTTAGGAATGTGAGCACAATCTATGCAAGCCAAATTTCAATCCAAGCCTGACGAAATTTAAAATTCATCTCATTGCCTTGTCAGATGACTCAAATTaactaaataattatttacttGATATGTGTTTTTAGAAATTACGTTCCAAATCTTCGCGTTGTTAGCATTCCCCCGCTGGAGCTGAACGAGGTACGTGCAGTGTCAATGAGGAGACGCAATTCTATCTAATCCCTTTTAGGAATCAAAATTGATTTTGTCCCTAACCAACCCGTTGCCCTACGCAGTCCACGTTTCGCTATTGCCACTTACGGAAGAGGAGTCCGCAATAAAATCAGCTGACGTGAGTGGCTCTGGGCGCCTCcctcttttatttttatatgtGTACTCTGAATAGGTTTATCTGCCTGAAAGCGCTCTGTTTGTCGGTGCTCGCGAAGAAATGGATGGTGGAGAAGAGCCGCCACCGAAAGATGATCCAAAGTATGAAAAACCGTTTTGAATCTTAAACTTAATTATtggctaattaattataaggGTAATCCACCTGAGAAAAGAGTGTAAGCTGGAGTTCTTTGTGCGAGTCAAACCTCTAATAGCATCTGACGACATCAAGGTAGGCAACCTCGTTCATATATACGTattaattcatttattttttcgtctTAGTTTGGCTGTATTTTGGAGCACAACTACCACGCTAAATCGACATTCCAGAGCGAAAGCGAGCAAGAGGAAGACGTCAGCAATCTACGTCATCACGTCTACGTAACGTTAGGTCCAGTCAAGCAATAGGTAATGAGAGTCAGAGCACACGTGACtatccttaattaaataattaaaatttgaaaatcATTGTTCTGGTGCGTCTTCGAATTGATCGCTATTTTCGCTCGGTTCtagttcgttttcttcttcttcttcttcttcgtcttcgtcatcttcgctttctgattcgtcgctcgacgttTTTTGCGACGCCCACGCGCGTATCGATTCGAATAGcgttttcacgtcgtcgctgcACGTCGGCACGAAACGATACTCGCGAACTGgctcgtcttcgccttcgctaACCATGCAATAGATCGAATCGcgcggaaacggcgacgaagcgtcgcCTTTGCAGATCCCGTgcgcgacgaacgatttcAACGCTAAGCTGCACGAgtgatcgccgtcgtcgcttctccATAGAAGCAATTGGTCTTCGGTAGATATTGGGCCTTCTCCCAACGAGcgttcgccgtcgaacgCGCCAACTTTCGATTCCATCGCGCGCGTTACAGTTGACACTTGTCTGTTTGTacacgtcacgtgataaCAATGGAAGCGTCGAAGAAACCGGCGTTTCTAGCTCGCTGGCGATCTATTCGCGTTATGTATTTATCTATGTTCTTTAGCAGCCTTGGTAAAttgcaattttttgacgaattcCGTCGCAATTTCATTTCTGACCGTCTCACTCTATCTCGCTCCTCCCCtcgcttttttttgcagGCTTTACTATTGTTCTGGCGTCTTTATGGCCGTTTCTGCTCATGGTAAGGTTGCACAGCGAAGCTaataaatgaaaatgaaGTATTTTCTCGTTTTACTGTAGGTGGCTGGGAAAGGCGCGACTCCGAGCCTTCTTGGATACATTGTCGCGGCGTTTAGTCTAGGCCAATTGATCGCATCTCCTCTCATCGGTTTTTGGTCGAATCGCCATGGATCTAAAATTCCTCTTCTCGTCACGCTTACAATTAACGTCATTGGCAATTTCATGTATTCCTATTCAAACGCCATACCGAgtcatgacgtcaaaaacgccTGGTTCATGTTGGGGTCGCGATTCCTCGTTGGAATTGGAGCAGGTACAagtcaagtgacgtcataagaGAAATTGCTTCATATTGTCTTTCTTTAGCAATCACCGGTGTCACTCGAGCTTATATATCAGGTGCGACGTCTTCCGATGAGAGAACGCCGGCAATGGCGAACATGAGCATGGCACAGGCCTTGGGATTTGTCCTTGGACCAGGTACTGTACAGTAGTGACCCCTCATCAGAGAGGTGTAGCTAGATAAAACACATCTGAGACTTATATAGGTATAGGTAAAAACTTGAACTGTATATAAAAGAGTCTCCTTTTTGTAGCCTTAGCGCTTGTATTTGTTCCTATTGGAGAAACGGGCCTCCAGTGGAAGGCGATTGATTTGGAGCTGAACATGTACACGGGACCGGGATTTTTAAGTGGTCTACTTGCCCTGATCAACGTCATTTGCCTCCTTACTCTATTCGTTGATTATCGCCTGCCGACGTCCCAGCTCACAGAATCCCAAAAGAACCCCATCAATGCGGATGATGATGCTGAAGCACGTACGAGATTTCACACcactctttttttcctatCCTAtcaatttgttatttagtGATACAAATGAGCGAAAGAAAATCACCTGATAAAGTCGGCGTTACAATGTCTATtattctcttctttgtcgTCATGTTTGTATTCACAGTATTCGAAACGTAAACTCGTGGATATATAGAATCGTCTTTCAAAAGTAGAGAATCCTTTTCTGTGTAGAATTGCCTCGCCTTTGCTAATGGACGAATACGCTTGGACGCGCAAAGAGGCGACGCTATACGTGGGAATTCTCTTCGCCATTTCCGGAATCCAAGCCAtagtcgtttttctcataGTCAAACCACTGGCTCGCCGGTAATTAAATACAAGTAATAAATCTTTCattattaatattattatttaaagGTTTGGTGAAATTTTTATGTTGGGTGCCTCTCTCTGCTTTATGTTGGCGGGTTTCTTTATTCTTCTGCCTTTTGGCAGCAAGTATCCGCCTATTCGAGCGCATCTAATTGGTTCGTAAAGCTACCGGTTGCAGTCACACCCACTTTCAATAAATTCTAGATCCTTCTCTTACGAATTCTTCATTTCAAGCGGAATCTTTTGTGACCAATGTTCCCGGTATGAATATCACTCGCTACGACAGTCGAGGCTGTTCGTATGACTGGTGTTTTTCGACGCCTTTGATCTATTTCGAGCAATACCTTGCTGGTACGTTTCTGATTGGCATCGGATACCCTACATCGACTGTAATGATATACACGATATATTCAAGACTTCTTGGTGCATCTCCTCAGGTAAAATTTCAATTGAttaagttaattaaattaattaattatttttagggTTTTATGATGGGGTTGATGGCTTCTTTCGGTTGCCTAGCTCGAGTCTTGGGTCCCATATTCGTCAGCTCGCTCTATCACCACCAGGGACCGCGCTGGATGTTCGTGGCTGTCGAATCTATTGTTTTTGTAGCGctacttcttttttttggtaCATATCGCCGCATGAGGTCGTAGAACTAAGCTAAGCTGCACGAGCGATCGCCGTACCTTCTTCACTTCT from Oscarella lobularis chromosome 1, ooOscLobu1.1, whole genome shotgun sequence includes these protein-coding regions:
- the LOC136199678 gene encoding dynactin subunit 4-like, with amino-acid sequence MDSGCDATHASVFYTTADNDFEPLPLQNLYFCVHCVKLKSRRCVLQELDTLYLPNELETVPTSDALMRKNRASNSYICPLCHNSLQVASSGATARPTTPTAAKGVTTPRKYSLHCLVCQWMSRDAGIEDANVASGGWQNTDPEDVPMVTNVLKWYRKLLDVSKVEAERGKRKISTKKRFSITEKTGKIGGASMSHISPLQREKFEQASVSKKITEFPKDLYDDKTPLHKITTLEQRFQQPLAQPKYVKDLLPRRSHLVSRCSMRCRECEHNLCKPNFNPSLTKFKIHLIALNYVPNLRVVSIPPLELNEESKLILSLTNPLPYAVHVSLLPLTEEESAIKSADVYLPESALFVGAREEMDGGEEPPPKDDPKVIHLRKECKLEFFVRVKPLIASDDIKFGCILEHNYHAKSTFQSESEQEEDVSNLRHHVYVTLGPVKQ
- the LOC136199044 gene encoding uncharacterized protein is translated as MESKVGAFDGERSLGEGPISTEDQLLLWRSDDGDHSCSLALKSFVAHGICKGDASSPFPRDSIYCMVSEGEDEPVREYRFVPTCSDDVKTLFESIRAWASQKTSSDESESEDDEDEEEEEEENELEPSENSDQFEDAPEQ
- the LOC136191801 gene encoding major facilitator superfamily domain-containing protein 8-like, producing the protein MEASKKPAFLARWRSIRVMYLSMFFSSLGFTIVLASLWPFLLMVAGKGATPSLLGYIVAAFSLGQLIASPLIGFWSNRHGSKIPLLVTLTINVIGNFMYSYSNAIPSHDVKNAWFMLGSRFLVGIGAAITGVTRAYISGATSSDERTPAMANMSMAQALGFVLGPALALVFVPIGETGLQWKAIDLELNMYTGPGFLSGLLALINVICLLTLFVDYRLPTSQLTESQKNPINADDDAEALIQMSERKSPDKVGVTMSIILFFVVMFVFTVFETIASPLLMDEYAWTRKEATLYVGILFAISGIQAIVVFLIVKPLARRFGEIFMLGASLCFMLAGFFILLPFGSKYPPIRAHLIDPSLTNSSFQAESFVTNVPGMNITRYDSRGCSYDWCFSTPLIYFEQYLAGTFLIGIGYPTSTVMIYTIYSRLLGASPQGFMMGLMASFGCLARVLGPIFVSSLYHHQGPRWMFVAVESIVFVALLLFFGTYRRMRS